Within the Bacillus sp. FSL K6-3431 genome, the region AACCCTGTTTACCCTGCCATCAATTTCATCACGCTGTCGGTAAATTAAACCGTAACTTTCCAATGCTTTTACCATGTTTGCGACAGTTGGCGGTTCACAGTTCAAACGATCGCTTAGTTGGATCTGAGTAACGCCATCTTCTCTCCATAATCGGCATAATAACTGATCTTGACCAACATGTAGATTTAGTTGACGCAACATTTCTGAATAATTTCTACGCATTTGGGTTGATATTTCATCAAGAATTTCCCGAATTTCATCTTCAATCAAAAGCCCACCTTCTTTCAAAAATAACTAGGTAGCATGCTAATCATATGGGTATTTCATTTATAATTCAAGTAATTAGTTATACCCCGTCAAACAAATCAGGACATTAAGCAATCCACGCCGCTCTTCTTCCTTATAATACTAAATTATTTATAGTCGACATATGCTTCGATCGATCGATCGAACAAGTAAATCGCATCTGAGTCAATGTCTATGAGCTCTCCTTTAGGATAAGGGGCTCAATTTTGAATAGATCATTCATTTTATAAGTAATTACTTAACAATTCGCAAGCTAGATGCCCCCATAGTTAACAACTTATCTTTTAAAAATGAGAAAAAGCCACTCAGTGGTTTATCAATCTGGTGAATGGCTTTTTCCTGTATAGATTAATATAAGGTGAAACTACAATCAGAGGGGAGCTTACTTGCCTTTAGTATGGAATCAATTTTGACAACAAACGCTATGCCTAAGTTACTTCTGCCCTTGATATCCTACTTAATAATCAAACCAATACCGCTGATAGTTCTTTTGCTACAGCTTCCACTTTCGCTAAACCTTCAGCAATAATTGCTTCTGCTTGATCTGGTGCTGCTGCATGGCCTTCAATGATAACTTCATTGATGATCTCCATACCGAAAACTCCGCCAACAACGTTTTTAATATAGTTAGCAGCCATTTCCATTGGTGCTGCATCTGGTGTTGAATATATACCACCACGAGCATTGAGAATAACAGCCTTCTTGTCAGTCATTAATTGTACTGCTTGGCCATTTTCGTCATATTTGAATGTGAAACCAGCTTGGTATACATAGTCGATGAATGTTTGTAATTTTGCTGGAATCGTTAAGTTCCATAATGGGAATGCGAATACAACGATATCTGCTGCTGTTAATGCATCCATTGCTTTTTGTTTGGCAGCTAAAATGCGTTGTTCAATATCTGTCATTTCTTCACCAGATTGCACTTTACCGAAAGCGTTGAATAAATCTTGTCCAAAGTAAGGCATATCTTCTGCAAATACATCGTAAGTTGTTACGTTTACACCTTCTATATTATTCATGAAAGATTCATACATCTGACTTGATACAGCCTCTGAAGCTGGGCGGTTATTTGCTTTTACTACTAATACGTTCATTTTGTAAATCTCCTTCTGTAATCATTGTTGTAACTATCTAGAATTCATACTATATGAATTACAGATAAACGTCAACAAATTCGATCGTCATCTTTTATAAAATAGATCTTGATTTTCTGCTTCTGATATTAAACGACATTAATGTTTTTTATTTGCCAACTTTCGTTATTCTTATAATTATAATTGTTTCATACCTTCATTATAAAAGAGGTCCACGTTGTTACTAAAAAGCGTTTCCGTCCAAAGATTAGGTTACATACGATTACATAATATTCCATTGCTTCCTTGATTATTTCCGAAAGTGAACAACGCTGAAAAAGGCTCTGGAACATTCTCCAAAGCCTCTTCACCTTCATTTAATTTATGATAAAACCTTATTCATACTCCCACTCTTATAACCGATTAAATCCAGTGCAATATATTTATATCCAAAGTCTTGAAGTCTTTTCGATATACGTTCGCGATTATCCAAGACGATCTGCATATCGTCTAGCTCTACTTCTATTCTCGCCACTTCTTCATGTGTTCTCACTCGTACTTGGCGAATATCGAGGGACTTCAGAAAGGCTTCTGCTTTTTCTACTTTTGTTAACTTTTCTTTCGTTATTCTTTCTCCATATGCAATCCGGGAAGATAAACAAGCAAATGATGGTTTATCCCATGTCGGTAAATCCCTTACACGTGAAAGCTCTCTTATTTCATCTTTATATAGATTAGCTTCAAGTAAAGGACCTCGTACGCCTTGTTCTTTAGCAGCCTGCATTCCTGGACGATATTCACTCAGATCATCTGCAATAACCCCGTATACGATGTTCTCGAATCCCTTTTTCTGCATAATAGGGATCAAATGATCAAATAAGCTACTTCTGCAAAAATAACAGCGATTTTTATCATTTTCTGTATAGCCTGGAATCGCTAATTCAGAAGTTTCAATGACTTGATGATGGACCCCAATCAATTGCGCTAATTCCCTTGCTTCAATAAGTTCACTTGTTGGATACGTTTCGGAATCCGCTGTCACAGCTAATACATTGTCTTTTCCTAAAGTATCAACAGCAGCTTTTAATAAGAATGTACTATCCACCCCTCCAGAAAATGCTACGACTACCTTCTGCATTTCTTGGAGAATGGAAGTTAACCTTTCATACTTTTTTTGGATAATACTCCTACCACCTTTCGTAAGATTGGTAACTTAGATCCTTTTAAACATATTTTTAAACAAACAAACTTAGAAGTAAAACAAACGCAAGGCCACATACGGAAATGAGTGTTTCAAGCACGGTCCAAGTTCCGAATGTTTCTTTCATTGTTAAGCCAAATGATTCTTTTACAATCCAGAAGCCAGTATCGTTCACGTGCGAAGCAATGATACTACCAGCGCCAGTTGCTAACACCATCAATTCAACATTCACACCTGTACCAGCCATCAACGGAATAACTAAACCTGCTGTCGTCAAGGCAGCTACTGTCGCAGATCCTTGTGCAACTCTCATTAAAGCAGCGATTAGCCAAGCCAAGATCAACGGTGATATTGTACTGCCTGCAAAAATTTGAGCAACGCTGTCGCCCACGCCACCATCAATCAATACTTGTTTAAGCGAGCCACCAGCACCAAGAATAAGTAACATCATTCCGATTGCTGCGATTGAACTCTCCGCAGATTTCATCAGTTGTTTCATCGGGATTTTCCTTGCAGTACCCATTGTAATCAATGCAAGTAATACAGAAAGTAACATAACAGTAGTAGGAGCACCGATCAATGCAATTAGGTCAAAGAACCGGTTCCCTGATACTCCCATTGCATCTTCTACTAAAACAAAAACCGTTGAGAAAGCCATTAAAATAACTGGGAATAAAGCGGTGAAGGCACTAATACCAAATCCCGGTGTATCTTCTAATTTAAACTGTTTTGCATCACCTATAGACGTCATACTACCAGATGGTTCTCTCTCAAAAGCTGATGGTACCAATTTCCTTGCAATTTTTGCAAATAAAGGTCCCGCTATAATCACTGTTGGAATAGCAATAATAAAACCATAAAGTAATACTAATCCTACATTCGCTCCGTATTGTTGGGCAATCACGGTTGGACCAGGATGTGGCGGTAAAAATGCATGTGTTACTGATAATGCTGTTGCCATTGGTAGACCTAACCATAAAAATGATATTTTTAATTGCTTAGAAATTTGATATACAATTGGAATTAATAATACAAGCCCAACTTCAAAAAACAATGCGATACCAAGAATGAATCCAGCAGTAACAACTGCCCATTGTATTCTCTTCTCGCCGAACTTATCAATTAATGTCATTGCGATACGTTGAGCGCCACCCGCATCCGCAATCAATTTACCTAGGATTGCTCCAAGTCCAAAGACTAATGCAATACCTCCTAGTGTATTTCCCATACCTGCTTGAATCGTTTCAACAATTTCATTAAACGGCATTCCTAAAGCAAATGCGATTAGGAATGAAACAACAATCAGTGAAATAAATGTATTCATATTAAATTTCATGATTAATATGAGTAAAACAATAATACCTAAAGCGACTATTACTAATGGCATGGCTTTCATTCTCCCTTATGTGTTTATTTCCCAGATGCACTTCTTATAACCTTGTCGTTCTTGAACATCCGAACATTAGTTAAATCAAATTCATTAGCTATCTTTGTACACTTTTATTGCATAATAAGTCCTTTATTCAAACTCAATCACTGCTTTTCGTACTAATTGAGGATTTTCTTCTACAAAAGTAAAAGCTTCTTTTACCTTACTTAACGGAAATTTATGAGTAATTAAACCATTATGCGTTAATTTCTTTTCATTTATAAGCTCGACAACTTTACCAAATTGATTTGTTTGCAGTCTCGAACCTGTAATAGTTAATTCCTTTTTCGTTATGAGCATTTGTGCGATGGATGATGGTGTTGCATTGAAACCTAATAAAACAACATTACCTGCAACAGAAGCTACCTTCATACTTAATTCAAATGTTTGTGGCATACCAACCGCATCAATGACCACATTTGCACCCTCATCGTTTGTTATTTCATTTATTTTACTTTCTATATCTACTTCAGATGGATTAATTGTATAGTCTGCACCATTTTCTTTTGCAAATACCAATCTTTCATTTGTAAAATCGGATATAATAACGGTTGCACCGCGGAGCTTAGCCATTTTCAAAACCGTGATACCTATTGGACCAGCACCTTGGATAAATACAGTTTGTCCTTCTTGAACATTACCTCTCCATGTAGCTTGAGCACCAATTGTATAGGGTTCAGCCATTACCGCTTCATCCCAATCAATCTCAGGATCTACTTTATGCACTTGTCCTTCTGATAGAATAGCAAATTCCCTCATTCCACCATCTTCATGTACACCAAATACAGAAACTTCTTTACATACATTTGGTCTTCCGCTTTTACATGCATAACATTCACCACAATAGGTGATTGGTTCAATAACCACATGGTCACCAACAGCTACTTTATTCACATTTGTACCGATTTCTATTATTTCACCAGCTACTTCATGTCCGACAATTCTCGGATATGTGGCAAGAGGATTTGTTCCGTGATAAATATGCATATCTGAACCGCAGATACCAACTCTTTTTATTTTTACTTTTACTTCATTGGCTTGTTCTATTCTTGATTCTGGTACATCCAATACTTCTATTTTATTTGCTTCAGGAATTCTAATTGCTTTCATATTCTCCACTCCTCATAAGATTAAATTTGTTTATTTCAAATTACCATTTCCTAAACCGATGCTTATCAGCTTCATAACTCCGCTTTCAACTGGCCCACGAAAGGCAGTATGCGGTTTCACTCTGTTCAGGACTACAATCCCATCAGCTTCTGAAGCAAACTTGTCCACGTATGTTTCATCATAATTCCTATACACAATTTCCCACCAAAACAAATGATAGAATCGGTAAATCGTTGTAATCCTTTTCATATTCAGCTGCCACTTTAGTTTGAAAAGCAAATAACCATATGAAAAATATTAATTTATTATTCTTTATATTGCGGGAGATTGCTAGATTAATTTTTACTCCTCCAAATATTATTATAAGGAATATCCATAGTAGCGCTTTCTTGATTGTGATATGTAACATTTCACACTTCACATTTATAGAATACATTCTTTTAACTTAGTCGTCAATACTTATGTGGTTACAATTTTTTATTACTCACTTAAAGACTAAGGTAGTTTTCTTTTTAACAAAACAATTATATAATTATAACTATTCGTAAAAACGAAACTATCTAAGCGTCTGTAACATGTTTCATGTTATATTACATAGAATTCTATCCTAACCGATTGTTAAGTAATTATGTTATTGTAAAAAAGGAGAAAAGGAGTTATTGCAACATGTCTAAAATAGAAACTTCTCTACTAACTAAACAGGTTTATGATGTTCTACGTGGAAAAATTATCGGCCGCGAATATACACCTGGTAATAAACTGGATATTCATAAATTAGCAGAAGAATTTGGGGTAAGTCGTTCTCCCGTTAAGGACGCAATCAATCAACTTGTTCATGACGGACTAATCGAAATCATTCCTCGTAAAGGTACATACGTAACTCAATTAAATTTTACCGAGTTTATAGAAGTATTGGATGCACGTTTAATGATAGAAATGTGGGCTGCTCAGCAAGTAATGCAAAAAATATCTGATGAAAAAATAGATGAATGGGGTCAAATTGTTCAAGAAATGGATTCGTTACTTGAAGTTACCCCCTTTCCATTTGAAATGTATAGTAAGTTAGATATGAAATTCCATACGAATTTAATTGATTGGTTAGTAAATAATAAGATTAAAGAAATATATTCCTCGTTAAATACACATGTATCTTTATCTCGTATTGTCCACTCTACTTCACTAGAGAGCACAATAAAAAGACATAGAGATCACTGGTGTTTATATGAAGCAATGAAAGATCGTAATTTGCCTACTTTTTTAGGCACATTGACATTGCACATTGAAAGTTTAAAAACAGAAGCTAAACTGCGATGGGATGAAGTGGTGAAATAAATAGATAGCATGTTATTTTAATCCTCAACACCCTCAAAGAAAACATTTCTATATTCTGTGGAAATGTTTTTTTTCGTATTTTTTTGAAGAAAAGATCGTCAATACTGCCTAGCCTTTTCCTATTAATTTTTGCTTCCCATGATCTGACAAGAATTTTTTTTTAGCTTTTCAATTACAAATAACTTTGTCCTATTTCTTTAAATTGTTTTCTTAACATTGCACTCATGATTTCAATATCTAGTAGTCTCCCTATTAATTCCTTCCGTATATTGTATTACCAGATTATCGGCTTCTTCATTTACTAGAAGAAACTCCTCCTTGCCTTTTTGCTGTATTATCTCTAGTTTTGTCTAATCCCTTTTATTAGAGATATGTATCCTATAAAATAGAAAATAAGGAACAGGGGGTCATTTTTATGTCTAAACTGGATGAGTTTTTAATATTTATTAGGGAATTAGGCAAGTTGCAAGACGAATATTATCGTTCTCCAGATCATTTAAAAGCTATAATTCTAGAGGATATTTCTCTCCTAATCAGTGCTATCACGCCTCAAATTGAACAATCTGATATTTCAAATTCAACTTAATCTTTATCTAGATCAAATTTAGTTTTACATGGTGACAACATAAAATGAATTTCTTCTAGTCTTTATACTTGAATCAAGCCCTGTACATTATTTTCACTTACTGAGTGATTTGTTGTGTAAGAAAATCACATAAATGCTTTATTCAAGATCACCCAACCACCTTTTTCCCCTATATATTAATCAAAACGACCATTTAATTGCCTTGTCCGCTTATCCCTAGCTCGTTTCACCTCATCGTGCATAATATGTAGTAACCTACTGAAAGGTGGTGGTGTTCATGGGATTCTGTGGTGGCGGTTATGGAAATGGTTCCGGAGGCGGATATGGCGGAATTAATTCATTTGCTTTAATCGTTGTGCTTTTCATTTTACTAATTATTATCGGCGCATCATATCTCTAATAGTTACCAGTTACCCTATATTTCTATAGCTAGTTTCAATTCATAACCCATATCTTACATTTACCACACCTCAAAGAGCGCTTAGCCAGGCGCTCTTCATTTCTTCCTTGCCTTCAAAGCCAAGTACTTTCAGCTTTTTGTATATTTTTAGCTATCGCCCTTTACATGACGATGAGTCTTCTCGTTCTATTTAAAGATGCTTTTTTGATTTAGGAAGCATATTGGACACGCCCTTATTAAGGTCGGTTCTAAAAAATACTCTAAATTCTTTATAGATAGATTGACTAGAAGCTAGTAGATCTGTTATTTCATTTTAAAAGAATTTGCTCTAGATAACTGTTCTCTACATTCTATGATGATTTTCTGCCTACCACAAAATAAATTAAATTAAATAAATCCTCCTAATCATTACTGGGTATACTGCACAACATCGATCCCTACTGATTATCCATTCTGTATTTCCCAATATGAAGATATCCTATATAACGAATCTTGATGATAGGTCAGTTTTTACTTACGTGTATTTTTGCTTTTAATCAACTGCAATTCCTTATTATGAGGTTTAACATCTATTTTCCTGTTCATCTATTCATTGCTCACTACGTTTATGGTTAATACACTATTTTCCCCTTGTCCTAGCTCGTTTTCCCATAGCGTGCATAAACTGAATAAACCATTCGAAAGGTGGTGAACTTTATGGGATGCTTTGGCGGTGGCTGTGGTTATGGCGGCTACGGTGGTGGATATGAAGGCGGTGGCTATGGCAGAGGAAATTCTTTCGCTTTAATTGTTGTCCTTTTCATCCTGCTAATTATTGTCGGCGCAGCATATATAAATTAGTTAGTAGTTAGCTCCGATCACGTCCAGATCTTAAAGAAAATTCATTCGAGCTTTTTATCTGACATCACTTATGAAGGGCGCTTTCGCTAGGCGCTCTTTTAATATTTGTTTTCTTAACGTACGTGATTACAACAATCCTACCACATAATATACTATGGTTACGGGGAAATATCATACTTACTTAATCTAAGAGATTGCGTAATAAGGTGGAGGAAATAGGAAATTTCTTTTTTACCTGCCACCGCCATGGCTATTTTCTCCGCCTTTTCTTCCTGCTTCTTCTTTACTCATTTTGTATTTATAATAAATCCATTGTTTTAATACGATTGAAAACAATGACATTTAATTGACTCTTTTGTATAAAAACAGTTTCTATCCTCATTGTTCTTCTGCCATCTGCTGTCTCCCAAGACCTTCAAACGCTAATATACCTATCATCGGCACATAAGCATTATTATTCACCTTTCGCTATTCGTAATTTCCCGCTTAGCATATCGTCTTCCCTTTATCATAAACATTTTACGCACCCTCTTGACCCTCTAATCTATAAAAAGTCGCTAAAAAGTGTGTGATTATTTCTTTTCGTTATTTTTCTCATCGTAAATGGACCCAAACGTTGCGCCAATTGCTATACCTAACACTATTCCTAAACCAATATGGTTGAAAATCGTGAGACCACCAACACTCCCTAATGCAATGCCAATTGATATTCCGAAAGTGGTTCCATTCATGTTCCCCTTATGGGATTTGTGAATTTTATTCATACTAAAACAACTCCTCTTCTTCATATATAAATGATATTATTAAGCAAACCTTTTTATCACTGAGCAATCTGAAAAAACTTGACCATAAGACAGTTGATAGTCTTTTTTAGAACCAAAGGTAATCCTAAACAGCTTTTCATAATGGAAAGGATTGTAGTTCATTTAGGAATTTGGATTACACTTCTGAAGGGTATTTAACTATACAAGAATCGCTCCAATTCATAGCCCAGTCAGCACCGGGATATTTATTATGCGATAATATGATATAAAAAATATCTTTCTTTAACTAACTAAGAATACTTAAACAATATAGTAAATTAAGTAGTATATTTTTTTGGGAGATGGTGGTTCCATTTTGAGAAAATGGGTTAAATTAATTTTTAGTATTTTGTGCTTACTTGGGTTCATATTAATTTATACGAAGTTTTTTTATCCTCCTTTACCAATAACTTCTGTTTCCAAATCAGAAGTTATTAATATGGTAAAAAAATCGAAATGAAATATCGTTCAAATTTGAGAGGAAGATAGTTACCAGTGGTATATATCAGAAATGAAACAAGGAAAAGCATATGAAAATCTAAAAAAATTGATGGAAGATAAAGGTTGGTTTTTTAAAGAACAAGTGGATTCGGGCTTTGTTTTTCAAAGTGAACAAGGCGAAATCACAGTTCTTAGTAAGATATGGACTAAAAACTATATGATTTTTCATTTTCCAAAAGATATTTATTAACTCTCATTCACCTAACGGGCGCATATCAACTAAGTAACGGTTAGCCGGTTTAATAGGAATAATTTTAGTAAATATAAAGGGCTGTGATTGTGCACAAGAAAGTGGGAATGACTTGTGAAACGTAGAATCGAGATATTCTCATCAGAAAATATTTCAATTGAATATTCAATTATCGGTAAAGGAGAACCCATATTTATCATGCATGGGGGTCATTCAAACTGTAAAGAAGAATTCGGTTATAATGCATTAGTAGAAAATGGTTTCTCAATAATCACACCTTCAAGAGCTGGGTATGGAGAAACATCTCTAGAAGTTGGAAAAAGTCTATCAATTGCCTGTCAGTATTATTTGAAATTAATAAATCATCTAAAAATCGAAAAAGTCCACCTACTTGCTATTTCTGCAGGAGGTCCTAGTGGGCTTTATTTTGCTTCAAAATATCCAGAGCTTGTTTGTACACTTACATTGCAATCTGCTGTTACGACAAAATGGCTTTCACAGAATGATAAAGAATACAAAGCTGTGAGGATTTTATTTCATCCAAAAACTGAAAAATACACATGGAATTTAATTTCTTCCATGAATAATATTTTCCCTCGGTTTATTTTTAAACAAATGTTTCCTTCATTCAGTAAACTAAAGTTTGATGAAGCAAGAGATAAAATGAATAAGAGCGATATAGAAGCTATTAGAAAGATGAATAATAGGCAACGGTCAGGATATGGATTCTTTATAGACTTAGCACAAGTAAATGATATAAATATTGAAGATTTACAGGCTGTTACTTGTCCAA harbors:
- a CDS encoding YjcZ family sporulation protein, with translation MGFCGGGYGNGSGGGYGGINSFALIVVLFILLIIIGASYL
- a CDS encoding GntR family transcriptional regulator; translated protein: MSKIETSLLTKQVYDVLRGKIIGREYTPGNKLDIHKLAEEFGVSRSPVKDAINQLVHDGLIEIIPRKGTYVTQLNFTEFIEVLDARLMIEMWAAQQVMQKISDEKIDEWGQIVQEMDSLLEVTPFPFEMYSKLDMKFHTNLIDWLVNNKIKEIYSSLNTHVSLSRIVHSTSLESTIKRHRDHWCLYEAMKDRNLPTFLGTLTLHIESLKTEAKLRWDEVVK
- a CDS encoding FMN-dependent NADH-azoreductase — translated: MNVLVVKANNRPASEAVSSQMYESFMNNIEGVNVTTYDVFAEDMPYFGQDLFNAFGKVQSGEEMTDIEQRILAAKQKAMDALTAADIVVFAFPLWNLTIPAKLQTFIDYVYQAGFTFKYDENGQAVQLMTDKKAVILNARGGIYSTPDAAPMEMAANYIKNVVGGVFGMEIINEVIIEGHAAAPDQAEAIIAEGLAKVEAVAKELSAVLV
- the larE gene encoding ATP-dependent sacrificial sulfur transferase LarE; translation: MIQKKYERLTSILQEMQKVVVAFSGGVDSTFLLKAAVDTLGKDNVLAVTADSETYPTSELIEARELAQLIGVHHQVIETSELAIPGYTENDKNRCYFCRSSLFDHLIPIMQKKGFENIVYGVIADDLSEYRPGMQAAKEQGVRGPLLEANLYKDEIRELSRVRDLPTWDKPSFACLSSRIAYGERITKEKLTKVEKAEAFLKSLDIRQVRVRTHEEVARIEVELDDMQIVLDNRERISKRLQDFGYKYIALDLIGYKSGSMNKVLS
- a CDS encoding zinc-binding alcohol dehydrogenase family protein, whose product is MKAIRIPEANKIEVLDVPESRIEQANEVKVKIKRVGICGSDMHIYHGTNPLATYPRIVGHEVAGEIIEIGTNVNKVAVGDHVVIEPITYCGECYACKSGRPNVCKEVSVFGVHEDGGMREFAILSEGQVHKVDPEIDWDEAVMAEPYTIGAQATWRGNVQEGQTVFIQGAGPIGITVLKMAKLRGATVIISDFTNERLVFAKENGADYTINPSEVDIESKINEITNDEGANVVIDAVGMPQTFELSMKVASVAGNVVLLGFNATPSSIAQMLITKKELTITGSRLQTNQFGKVVELINEKKLTHNGLITHKFPLSKVKEAFTFVEENPQLVRKAVIEFE
- a CDS encoding glycine zipper family protein: MNKIHKSHKGNMNGTTFGISIGIALGSVGGLTIFNHIGLGIVLGIAIGATFGSIYDEKNNEKK
- a CDS encoding gluconate:H+ symporter → MPLVIVALGIIVLLILIMKFNMNTFISLIVVSFLIAFALGMPFNEIVETIQAGMGNTLGGIALVFGLGAILGKLIADAGGAQRIAMTLIDKFGEKRIQWAVVTAGFILGIALFFEVGLVLLIPIVYQISKQLKISFLWLGLPMATALSVTHAFLPPHPGPTVIAQQYGANVGLVLLYGFIIAIPTVIIAGPLFAKIARKLVPSAFEREPSGSMTSIGDAKQFKLEDTPGFGISAFTALFPVILMAFSTVFVLVEDAMGVSGNRFFDLIALIGAPTTVMLLSVLLALITMGTARKIPMKQLMKSAESSIAAIGMMLLILGAGGSLKQVLIDGGVGDSVAQIFAGSTISPLILAWLIAALMRVAQGSATVAALTTAGLVIPLMAGTGVNVELMVLATGAGSIIASHVNDTGFWIVKESFGLTMKETFGTWTVLETLISVCGLAFVLLLSLFV
- a CDS encoding general stress protein → MSLFSIVLKQWIYYKYKMSKEEAGRKGGENSHGGGR
- a CDS encoding alpha/beta fold hydrolase, coding for MKRRIEIFSSENISIEYSIIGKGEPIFIMHGGHSNCKEEFGYNALVENGFSIITPSRAGYGETSLEVGKSLSIACQYYLKLINHLKIEKVHLLAISAGGPSGLYFASKYPELVCTLTLQSAVTTKWLSQNDKEYKAVRILFHPKTEKYTWNLISSMNNIFPRFIFKQMFPSFSKLKFDEARDKMNKSDIEAIRKMNNRQRSGYGFFIDLAQVNDINIEDLQAVTCPTLIMHSKHDGSVPLEHPYYAYKNIPSSELCLLESWGHLIWLGKSSNETDENIIKFLKSYKI
- a CDS encoding MarR family winged helix-turn-helix transcriptional regulator, whose amino-acid sequence is MIEDEIREILDEISTQMRRNYSEMLRQLNLHVGQDQLLCRLWREDGVTQIQLSDRLNCEPPTVANMVKALESYGLIYRQRDEIDGRVNRVYLTAKGQDIKGPIEKVWRKQQDKLMDGMSTDERLLLKKLLKKMAENIS